TATAAAAATATCTTTGATAATCTTTTTCAATTCTTCCTTAGATATATCAATGTTATTGTTTCTTAGAGTTAATATTATTTCATTTAGTGTATGGTTTCCATCTAAGCAATAAGCAACATCTATCAGTATATTTTTAGGATCTTCATATCCCAAAACTTCCTCAGCAGATTTACCAATAATAGTTGTAGTCCCTTCTTTATCAAAAACTACACTTTTAATTTTCAAATTATCAAAATTCATAACTCTCCTTTTTAACTTCTAAAAAATTCAAAACTATTTTTTCATATAAACAAAAAACCCCTATATTAGTAGGGGAATATAAAATTAATTACCTTGGTGCATTGAAACTACACGTTCTGATACTTTTGATGAAACTTTTACTTTTGTGATAATCATATATTGCTCCCTTCATAAACATTTGTACTTTTTAGTACGCTTTCATTATATGTTATTTTCAGATAATTTGCAACTGTAAGGTGTATTCTTGTTATTCTTTATTTTAGCTAATAATATATACGATATTTTTTGTAAAAATCTACAAAATAAAAGGCTACTAAATATCATTCTACAGCAGTCCTTTATTTTATAAGTTTTATTATACACATTTCAGTATCTTGGTTAGTTTCTTGGTTAGTTATTTTTTTACTATCATTCAAAGCTTTATTCATAAAGGATTTCTGCTCTTAAATTTCATAAGTTCATTATAGCAGAAAAGCTGTTTTACTGCCTTTTCCTTTATCCTCAAATAAAAAAACGACCAGAAGGTCATTTTTTATTTATGCTTTCTTAACAACTGAGCCCTTCAACCCAATGGCCCCAAAACCATCAATTTTTGAATCTATATAGTGTTCATTTTTCCCAAATTCATTGATGCGGATATTTTTAACTTTTGTACCTTTTTTAATGGGTTTTGGCATTCCTTTGACGGGGAGATCTTGAATGATAATTACAGCATCTCCATCAGCTAAAGGCTGTCCCACACTATCAAGCACCACAAATTTGTCTGCTTCTAGATCTGCTTGTGTAAATTCGTTACCACATTCTGAGCAGCCAAATGTCGTGTCTGACAGCTCATAGGTATATTCACTTGAACAAGTTGGGCATTTAGGTGTTTCCATTTTTTCTCCATTCTCTGGTTTTAATTGTTGGTATTGTTTATTATACGTTTAATCTACTTTATAGAAAATTGCTTGTTGTACTGCTAATTTTTGTCTTTCTGGAAGGCTCTGCGCACTTGGACCAAAAGTGTTGGACAGCCAAAGACGTGGTTTTGCTTTGTCTGTATCTGCCCAATCATAACCTGTGGGAATAAAGGAGAGTCCTGCTCCAGCAGGAGAACCTTCAGGATTACTATTTACCATGAGAAAGCCTTGATTTTGCAGATTATCTGTTGTTAGAGGAGTAAGAACAAGTTTGGTTTTCCGTCCATCCTCTACAATGTAACACTGATTATTTTCAAAAGTTATTGTGCTGCCGTTCAAAGCTTTCCAAGTCCCTTGGACACTTGAATAATCACCTTGAATAATTTGTTCTAAATTCATCTCAGAATTTAAGCTTGTCAATTGGGCAGAATCAATTACTCTGGAAGCTATTTTTTCAGTCGCTTGTTTCGCTGTGGGAGTTTCAAAATAATTTGCAAGAACTGTATTTATTTTTGTTGTTTGCTCTTCTGTTTCCCATGTTTCAGCATTGATATAATTATATTTAACTGTCGCTTGGTTAATTTTTAAATTAACTTTATGGATGATTTTGTTTGAATCATACCACTCTATTGCACCATCCTCAAGATCCCCTGTCATTGCCATATGGTCCGATGACAAAATCGTGGTTTGAGGATTCAATTGAGCATAGGATTGGGCCAATAAAGCAATTTGTTGGTTAAGATCCAAGCTTTTCCATTCTGTTAAAGCTATGGATATCGGATCTGATTTACTCGCTTGAGTTGAACTCGCACTCGTTAGCGAACTTTCTGAAGTTCTGTGTTGATTTAAAGCTCGCGCAGTGTCTTTTTTAGGTTTAGGAGAGAAAACAACAATCAGAAATATAGCTATTCCAATAAGTAAAAGACCTGCAAGAAGTCCTCCTAAAATAATCCTTCTCTTTTGTGGCTTTTTATCCATGCTCCTATCCTCGCTTTCTCCAGCCCTGCTCCTTGTACGTATCTCCCTATAGTGTACTATATTATGAAAAAAATCTCAAAGACTCACTAAAAAATAAAGACAACAAAAAAACAGAGGAGCTAAGCTTCTCTGTTTCTAACGTTAAATAACAGAATTATTTAGCGATTTTAGCGAAGTATTCAAGTGTACGAACGAGGTTAGATGTGTAAGACATTTCGTTATCGTACCAAGCAACTGTTTTAACCAATTGAACGCCGTCAGCTGTAGTAACTTCAGTTTGAGTAGCGTCAAAGAGTGAAGAGTTAGAGATACCTACGATATCAGATGAAACGATTTCATCTTCGTTGTAACCGTAAGATTCGTTAGATGCTGCTTTCATAGCTGCATTTACTTCTTCAACAGTAACTTCTTTATCAAGAACTG
This window of the Lactococcus garvieae subsp. garvieae genome carries:
- a CDS encoding zinc ribbon domain-containing protein YjdM — protein: METPKCPTCSSEYTYELSDTTFGCSECGNEFTQADLEADKFVVLDSVGQPLADGDAVIIIQDLPVKGMPKPIKKGTKVKNIRINEFGKNEHYIDSKIDGFGAIGLKGSVVKKA
- a CDS encoding DUF6287 domain-containing protein, with the protein product MDKKPQKRRIILGGLLAGLLLIGIAIFLIVVFSPKPKKDTARALNQHRTSESSLTSASSTQASKSDPISIALTEWKSLDLNQQIALLAQSYAQLNPQTTILSSDHMAMTGDLEDGAIEWYDSNKIIHKVNLKINQATVKYNYINAETWETEEQTTKINTVLANYFETPTAKQATEKIASRVIDSAQLTSLNSEMNLEQIIQGDYSSVQGTWKALNGSTITFENNQCYIVEDGRKTKLVLTPLTTDNLQNQGFLMVNSNPEGSPAGAGLSFIPTGYDWADTDKAKPRLWLSNTFGPSAQSLPERQKLAVQQAIFYKVD